In Candidatus Berkelbacteria bacterium, the DNA window AGATCAGCCCAACTGCCCAATTTAGGGCGAGGGTGATGCCGAAGCCCGTCGCGACGCCTTTACCGCCCCGGCCGCGCATGAAGGGCGAGAACATGTGGCCCGTAAGTGCCGCAATGGCGACCCAGACAAGCCAGATGTGATCGAACCCGCCGTAAAGCGGATAGAGAAATACCGGCAGGAACCCTTTGGCGGCGTCGAGGAGCATGACTGCTGTTCCCCAACCTTTGGCCTTCTTGGGGCCGAAAACCGCTTCCAGTGCCCGCTCGACGTTTGTGGCGCCGATATTGCCGCTACCGTAGCGACGGATATCGATGCCGTGGACGAGACAGACTAGGTAGCCGAACGGGATCGACCCGATCACAAAGCCG includes these proteins:
- a CDS encoding glycerol-3-phosphate acyltransferase: MFSTYDRAFILGGFVIGSIPFGYLVCLVHGIDIRRYGSGNIGATNVERALEAVFGPKKAKGWGTAVMLLDAAKGFLPVFLYPLYGGFDHIWLVWVAIAALTGHMFSPFMRGRGGKGVATGFGITLALNWAVGLICFVVWLLVKLWAKAFGSWWLPERTAVASTAGVWLSVGLFIADAVISKSLVLDNLLVSGLIAVLVTLRHLGNYERLSELPRQRAP